The following are encoded together in the Mumia sp. Pv4-285 genome:
- a CDS encoding catalase yields MDLKQLAKETFDRVVHGLAGGTEPTIPGAPGPEPASLAEPTEPREPLPPKPDQSAPATRTATGVETGAPLTARAQQEKYLTTSTGVRLRDTDHSLKAGERGPTLLQDHHLREKITHFDHERIPERVVHARGAGAHGVFVGYGTADAICRAAFLREGAETPTFVRFSTVLGSRGSADTVRDTRGFATKFYTPEGNFDLVGNNIPVFFIQDGIKFPDVIHAGKPHPDREIPQAQSAHDTFWDFVSLHTEAQHHTMWNMSDRGIPRSYRMMEGFGVHTFRVENAAGETSLVKFHWKPQLGVHSLTWEEAQMISGMDPDFHRRDLYDAIESGAYPAWELGLQVFPDNPEQVFEGIDLLDPTKIVPEELAPVQPVGLMVLTANPTNFFAETEQVAFHVGHLVPGIDATDDPLVQARLFSYVDTQLTRLGGPNFNQLPVNRPHSEVNDMLRDGFHQHAVHAGVAPYRPNSLDGGCPFQAGAEVDGSFEHLAVRVAEGTKVRAQPASYDDHFSQVRLFWLSMSRVEQEHIIRAYAFELGKCYDQAIKERQLQCLANIDPVLCEEVATGLGLPAPSPTIPLLDPAPSPALSQVGEAWPPDGRMVGIVVDPDGDLSGVDEVRTAVFEAGMVPLVIGPHGGMLGEGIAAQRTFATARSVEFDAVLIAGAPVPAPDALPLRDAKAGAADTVSIDPRVVLLVEECFRHAKVIGAWGGGGAVLDAAGCAGGPGIVRGETGAEVLARVQEDMALHRVWDRFAAVV; encoded by the coding sequence ATGGATCTCAAGCAGCTGGCCAAGGAGACCTTCGACCGGGTCGTGCACGGCCTCGCTGGCGGCACGGAGCCCACGATCCCCGGGGCGCCGGGTCCAGAGCCCGCCAGCCTTGCTGAGCCCACCGAACCGCGTGAGCCGCTCCCGCCGAAGCCCGACCAGAGTGCGCCCGCCACCCGTACCGCCACGGGCGTCGAGACCGGCGCGCCGCTGACGGCTCGCGCGCAGCAGGAGAAGTACCTGACGACCTCGACCGGGGTACGCCTGCGCGACACCGACCACTCGCTCAAGGCAGGCGAGCGTGGCCCGACGCTGCTCCAGGACCACCACCTGCGGGAGAAGATCACCCACTTCGACCACGAGCGGATCCCCGAGCGTGTGGTGCACGCACGTGGGGCGGGCGCGCACGGCGTCTTCGTGGGCTACGGAACCGCCGACGCGATCTGCAGGGCCGCGTTCCTGCGCGAGGGTGCCGAGACGCCGACGTTCGTCCGCTTCTCGACCGTGCTGGGATCACGCGGCTCGGCCGACACGGTCCGCGACACGCGCGGCTTCGCGACGAAGTTCTACACGCCCGAGGGCAACTTCGACCTCGTCGGCAACAACATCCCGGTGTTCTTCATCCAGGACGGCATCAAGTTCCCCGACGTCATCCACGCCGGCAAGCCGCACCCGGACCGGGAGATCCCCCAGGCGCAGAGCGCGCACGACACCTTCTGGGACTTCGTGTCCCTGCACACCGAGGCCCAGCACCACACCATGTGGAACATGTCCGACCGCGGGATCCCGCGGTCGTACCGGATGATGGAGGGCTTCGGCGTCCACACCTTCCGGGTCGAGAACGCGGCGGGGGAGACCTCGCTGGTCAAGTTCCACTGGAAGCCGCAGCTCGGCGTGCACTCCCTCACGTGGGAGGAGGCGCAGATGATCAGCGGGATGGACCCGGACTTCCACCGGCGCGACCTCTACGACGCGATCGAGTCCGGCGCGTATCCCGCGTGGGAGCTGGGCCTTCAGGTCTTCCCCGACAACCCCGAGCAGGTCTTCGAGGGCATCGACCTTCTCGACCCGACGAAGATCGTGCCCGAGGAGCTGGCGCCGGTGCAGCCCGTCGGCCTGATGGTCCTCACGGCGAACCCGACCAACTTCTTCGCCGAGACCGAGCAGGTCGCCTTCCACGTCGGCCATCTCGTGCCCGGGATCGACGCCACCGACGACCCGCTGGTGCAGGCGCGCCTCTTCTCGTACGTCGACACGCAGCTGACCCGCCTCGGCGGGCCCAACTTCAACCAGCTGCCCGTCAACCGGCCGCACTCCGAGGTCAACGACATGCTCCGCGACGGCTTCCACCAGCACGCGGTGCACGCCGGCGTGGCGCCGTACCGTCCGAACTCGCTGGACGGCGGCTGCCCGTTCCAGGCCGGTGCCGAGGTGGACGGCTCCTTCGAGCACCTCGCCGTCCGGGTGGCCGAGGGCACCAAGGTGCGCGCCCAACCCGCGTCGTACGACGACCACTTCAGCCAGGTGCGGCTCTTCTGGCTGAGCATGTCGCGGGTGGAGCAGGAGCACATCATCCGCGCCTACGCCTTCGAGCTGGGCAAGTGCTACGACCAGGCGATCAAGGAGCGCCAGCTGCAGTGCCTGGCGAACATCGACCCGGTGCTCTGCGAGGAGGTCGCCACGGGCCTCGGCCTGCCTGCGCCGTCGCCGACGATCCCGCTGCTCGATCCCGCCCCCAGCCCCGCCCTGTCCCAGGTCGGTGAGGCGTGGCCGCCCGACGGCCGCATGGTCGGCATCGTCGTCGACCCCGACGGCGACCTGTCCGGCGTCGACGAGGTTCGTACGGCGGTCTTCGAGGCCGGCATGGTTCCGCTCGTGATCGGTCCCCACGGCGGGATGCTGGGCGAGGGGATCGCCGCGCAGCGCACCTTCGCGACCGCTCGGTCGGTGGAGTTCGACGCCGTTCTGATCGCCGGGGCCCCGGTGCCGGCACCGGACGCGCTGCCGCTGCGCGACGCGAAGGCGGGCGCGGCCGACACGGTCTCCATCGACCCACGCGTGGTGCTGCTGGTCGAGGAGTGCTTCCGGCACGCCAAGGTCATCGGCGCCTGGGGCGGTGGGGGCGCCGTGCTCGACGCCGCCGGGTGCGCCGGTGGGCCGGGCATCGTCCGCGGCGAGACCGGTGCCGAGGTGCTCGC
- a CDS encoding molybdopterin-dependent oxidoreductase, whose product MGTWLGIAFTICFLTGLWSHLQQTTPGWLTLPVDPAWLYRVTQGVHVIAGTAAVPLLLVKLWSVYPRLFLRPPRGTGALALHALERLSILALVAAAIFQLASGLTNIVQWYPWAFSFRATHYAVAWIAIGALLLHLAVKWPAIRAAYAREGGTTVPLGSSESAEDARTRRSVLVAAGVAAGLAVVLTAGQTVPWLRRVSVLAVRSGDGPQGLPVNRTAAQAGVARPTGWQLEVVHGDTRRTFTLDDLTALPQTTRVLPIACVEGWSRSAEWTGVPVRTLLAMVGAPASSEVHVSSLQTRRAFGTSDLPPAFAADPRTLLALRLNGEELDLDHGWPCRLIAPNRPGVRQTKWVTRLEVRT is encoded by the coding sequence GTGGGGACCTGGCTCGGGATCGCGTTCACGATCTGCTTCCTCACCGGACTGTGGAGCCACCTCCAGCAGACGACGCCCGGATGGTTGACCCTGCCCGTCGATCCGGCCTGGTTGTACCGGGTGACGCAGGGCGTGCACGTCATCGCCGGCACCGCCGCGGTGCCCCTGCTGCTGGTCAAGCTCTGGTCGGTCTACCCGCGGCTGTTCCTGCGACCGCCGCGCGGCACCGGTGCGCTGGCGCTGCACGCCCTCGAACGGCTCTCGATCCTCGCGCTCGTCGCCGCCGCGATCTTCCAGCTCGCGAGCGGCCTGACGAACATCGTCCAGTGGTACCCGTGGGCGTTCTCGTTCCGGGCCACCCACTACGCCGTCGCCTGGATCGCGATCGGAGCGCTGCTCCTCCACCTCGCGGTGAAGTGGCCGGCGATCCGAGCGGCCTACGCGCGAGAGGGCGGGACGACAGTGCCGCTTGGGTCGTCCGAGTCGGCGGAGGACGCCCGGACGCGCCGCAGCGTCCTGGTCGCCGCCGGTGTCGCGGCGGGTCTGGCCGTCGTCCTGACCGCCGGCCAGACGGTGCCGTGGCTGCGCAGGGTCTCGGTGCTCGCCGTCCGCAGCGGTGACGGCCCTCAAGGGCTGCCGGTGAACCGTACGGCAGCGCAGGCCGGGGTCGCACGCCCGACCGGGTGGCAGCTGGAGGTCGTCCACGGCGACACCCGCCGTACGTTCACGCTCGACGACCTGACGGCACTCCCGCAGACCACCCGCGTCCTGCCGATCGCCTGCGTGGAGGGGTGGAGCCGCTCGGCCGAGTGGACGGGAGTGCCCGTGCGCACGCTGCTGGCGATGGTCGGCGCCCCCGCGTCGTCCGAGGTCCACGTCAGCTCGCTCCAGACGCGCCGGGCGTTCGGGACGTCCGACCTGCCGCCCGCGTTCGCCGCGGACCCGCGAACGCTGCTCGCGCTGCGCCTCAACGGGGAGGAGCTCGACCTGGACCACGGCTGGCCGTGCCGGCTGATCGCCCCGAACCGGCCGGGAGTCCGGCAGACGAAGTGGGTCACCCGTCTGGAGGTGCGGACGTGA
- a CDS encoding methyltransferase domain-containing protein, giving the protein MTLDERAPERAVLDDLFAAPRAEVVTADGAVVPLPVDRWKGEADAADHSLFVRPCTGATLDVGCGPGRLTHALTRRRVPALGVDVSAEAVRQARTRGAPALCRDVFDAVPGAGTWRHALLADGNIGIGGDPVRLLRRVAELLHPRGTLLAEVEPHGTASRTHWVRLRVRGCESAPFPWARVSIVGVTDVAHRAGMVVRAVHEHDGRHVAVITRGE; this is encoded by the coding sequence ATGACGCTCGACGAGCGTGCACCAGAACGCGCCGTGCTCGACGACCTCTTCGCGGCTCCGCGAGCCGAGGTCGTCACTGCCGACGGCGCGGTCGTCCCGCTCCCCGTCGACCGGTGGAAGGGCGAGGCGGACGCGGCCGACCACTCGCTGTTCGTGCGGCCGTGCACCGGGGCGACGCTCGACGTCGGCTGCGGCCCGGGGCGACTCACGCACGCCCTCACCCGCCGTCGTGTCCCAGCGCTCGGGGTCGACGTCTCGGCGGAGGCGGTCCGGCAGGCTCGCACGCGTGGGGCACCGGCGCTGTGCCGCGACGTCTTCGACGCCGTTCCCGGTGCGGGGACATGGCGACACGCGCTGCTGGCCGACGGAAACATCGGGATCGGCGGCGACCCCGTACGCCTGCTCCGGCGCGTCGCCGAGCTGCTCCACCCCCGGGGGACCCTCCTAGCCGAGGTGGAGCCCCACGGCACGGCCTCCCGGACCCACTGGGTACGCCTGCGCGTCCGCGGCTGCGAGAGCGCGCCGTTCCCGTGGGCTCGCGTCAGCATCGTGGGCGTCACGGACGTGGCCCACCGCGCCGGCATGGTCGTCCGCGCGGTCCACGAGCACGACGGCCGGCACGTCGCCGTGATCACCCGGGGGGAGTGA
- a CDS encoding TIGR04282 family arsenosugar biosynthesis glycosyltransferase encodes MRSPTLLVVAKAPEPGRAKTRLAARTGAEGAATFAAAAFLDTLDAAAATGWPVVLAMAGDLDHAVQGAEIAAACAPHRTARQRGDTFAERLVHAHADADAGEGVVQIGTDTPQVTSADLVRVADLLVDSDAVLGHAEDGGWWALGVREPRWARVLVDVPMSRPDTGARTYEALVSAGARVAEAGRLADVDTWEDALELARTAPGTRAARVVQRIASQREPVPSRDTGEVR; translated from the coding sequence ATGAGGTCCCCGACGCTGCTCGTCGTGGCGAAGGCACCCGAGCCGGGACGCGCGAAGACGCGCCTCGCCGCCCGTACCGGCGCCGAGGGCGCAGCGACGTTCGCGGCGGCGGCGTTCCTCGACACGCTCGACGCCGCGGCAGCGACCGGGTGGCCGGTCGTGCTCGCGATGGCGGGCGACCTCGACCACGCCGTGCAGGGCGCGGAGATCGCCGCGGCGTGCGCGCCGCACCGGACGGCCAGGCAGCGGGGCGACACCTTCGCGGAGCGGCTGGTCCACGCGCACGCCGACGCCGACGCCGGGGAAGGGGTCGTGCAGATCGGCACCGACACGCCTCAGGTGACGTCTGCGGACCTGGTCCGGGTCGCCGACCTCCTCGTCGACTCCGACGCCGTGCTCGGCCACGCCGAGGACGGCGGCTGGTGGGCGCTCGGAGTCCGGGAACCGCGTTGGGCCCGGGTGCTCGTCGACGTGCCGATGTCGCGACCGGACACGGGGGCACGGACGTACGAGGCTCTGGTGTCCGCAGGAGCCCGTGTCGCCGAGGCCGGTCGGCTCGCCGACGTCGACACGTGGGAGGACGCGCTCGAGCTCGCCCGTACGGCGCCGGGCACCCGCGCCGCGCGCGTCGTGCAACGGATCGCCAGCCAGCGTGAGCCAGTCCCGAGCCGGGACACCGGGGAGGTCCGATGA
- a CDS encoding glycosyltransferase family 2 protein: MAAEPVCDLVVPCRDEALALPTVLARVPDRFAVIVVDNGSRDGTAGVARRLGARTVDEPVAGYGAAVAAGVAAASAPYVAVMDGDASMDAADLDPMLDAVLAGRVTMALGRRRPVSGGVWPWHARAGTTALAWWIRRSTGLPVHDLAPMRVCPRDALVALDVRDRRFGYPLELMLGAARAGWTVEEHDIAYRERAAGTRSKVSGSVRGTLRTAVDFAKVMR; encoded by the coding sequence ATGGCTGCCGAACCCGTCTGCGATCTCGTCGTGCCGTGCCGCGACGAGGCGCTGGCGCTGCCGACCGTGCTCGCGCGGGTGCCGGACCGGTTCGCCGTGATCGTGGTGGACAACGGGTCGCGCGACGGCACGGCCGGGGTCGCCCGACGGCTCGGAGCGCGCACCGTCGACGAGCCGGTCGCGGGGTACGGCGCTGCCGTCGCCGCCGGCGTCGCGGCCGCCAGCGCGCCGTACGTCGCCGTGATGGACGGGGACGCGTCGATGGATGCGGCCGATCTGGACCCGATGCTCGACGCCGTGCTGGCCGGCCGCGTGACGATGGCGCTCGGCCGCCGGCGCCCGGTGTCGGGGGGCGTGTGGCCGTGGCACGCCCGTGCCGGCACGACCGCGCTGGCCTGGTGGATCCGGCGCTCGACCGGGCTGCCGGTCCACGACCTGGCCCCGATGCGGGTGTGCCCGCGCGATGCCCTGGTCGCGCTGGACGTGCGTGACCGCCGGTTCGGCTATCCGCTGGAGCTGATGCTCGGCGCCGCGCGAGCCGGCTGGACGGTCGAGGAGCACGACATCGCCTACCGCGAGCGGGCCGCCGGGACCCGGTCGAAGGTGAGCGGCTCCGTCCGCGGCACCCTCCGTACGGCGGTCGACTTCGCGAAGGTGATGCGATGA
- a CDS encoding response regulator transcription factor, producing the protein MDEGTHVLVVEDDPAVRDVVRRYLERDGHRVSTAADGETGLLLARTESPDLVVLDLMLGGIDGVEVCRRLRAEQVYVPVVMLTALADEDHRITGLSVGADDYVTKPFSVKELALRVQAVLRRVRGGPVGVTAPAPTLRDGDLELDRVAREVRTAGAPLALTLREFDLLAFFLAHPGQVFSRTDLLAEVWGWEFGDHSTVTVHVKRLRHKIEPDPANPARIVTVYGLGYRYDLGGSDRADRV; encoded by the coding sequence GTGGACGAGGGGACGCACGTGCTCGTGGTCGAGGACGATCCCGCAGTGCGCGACGTCGTCCGGCGCTACCTCGAGCGCGACGGCCACCGCGTGTCGACCGCGGCCGACGGCGAGACGGGCCTGCTGCTCGCCCGGACGGAGTCGCCCGACCTCGTCGTCCTCGACCTCATGCTCGGCGGCATCGACGGCGTCGAGGTGTGCCGCCGGCTGCGCGCCGAGCAGGTGTACGTGCCGGTCGTCATGCTCACCGCCCTCGCCGACGAGGACCACCGCATCACGGGACTGTCGGTCGGCGCCGACGACTACGTCACGAAGCCGTTCAGCGTCAAGGAGCTCGCGCTGCGGGTGCAGGCGGTCCTGCGGCGGGTCCGCGGCGGGCCGGTCGGCGTGACAGCCCCCGCTCCGACGCTGCGCGACGGCGACCTGGAGCTGGACCGCGTCGCCCGCGAGGTCCGTACGGCCGGGGCCCCGCTGGCGCTCACGCTGCGGGAGTTCGACCTCCTCGCCTTCTTCCTCGCGCACCCCGGCCAGGTGTTCTCGCGGACCGACCTGCTCGCCGAGGTGTGGGGCTGGGAGTTCGGCGACCACTCGACCGTCACCGTCCACGTGAAGCGCCTCCGGCACAAGATCGAGCCCGACCCGGCGAACCCGGCGCGTATCGTCACCGTGTACGGGCTGGGGTATCGCTACGACCTCGGAGGGAGCGACCGTGCTGACCGAGTCTGA
- a CDS encoding sensor histidine kinase, translating to MLTESDLRAVLLGIACSLAVVGAGALALRAVRRRALAVSLMLLTLVPLLAIVTGVAVTSGFMFTAELRRTALVWIGVALVCIPTSVLLGRALARRIVWEREALSRERAADASRRELMTWLSHDLRTPVAGIRAMAEALEDGVVESPADVRAYAVRIRSESVRLGRMVDDLFEMSRITAPAFRLTTEPLSLSMLASEVVASTSAYAGARDVRLAHSGTDAVVVAAADELARAVGNLVTNAVRHSAAGTTVTVATRASAGAGVIDVVDACGGIDEAEIPHLFDAGYRGTAARENDAEDETGAGMGLAIARGLVRAQGGEVSVQNVAGGCRFTVRLPLPAGLAEATPAERARRDA from the coding sequence GTGCTGACCGAGTCTGACCTGCGCGCCGTGCTCCTCGGGATCGCCTGCTCTCTCGCCGTCGTGGGAGCAGGGGCCCTCGCGCTGCGCGCCGTACGCCGCCGCGCGCTCGCCGTCTCGCTGATGCTCCTCACGCTGGTGCCGCTGCTCGCCATCGTGACCGGGGTCGCCGTGACGAGCGGGTTCATGTTCACCGCCGAGCTGCGGCGCACGGCGCTGGTCTGGATCGGCGTCGCCCTCGTCTGCATCCCGACGTCGGTGCTCCTCGGACGCGCGCTCGCCCGCCGGATCGTGTGGGAGCGCGAGGCCCTCTCGCGTGAGCGCGCAGCCGACGCGTCTCGCCGCGAGCTGATGACCTGGCTGAGCCACGACCTGCGGACCCCGGTCGCGGGCATCCGGGCGATGGCCGAGGCGCTCGAGGACGGGGTCGTCGAGAGTCCGGCCGACGTGCGGGCGTACGCCGTACGGATCCGCAGCGAGTCGGTCCGCCTCGGCCGGATGGTCGACGACCTGTTCGAGATGTCGCGGATCACGGCGCCCGCGTTCCGGCTGACCACCGAGCCGTTGTCGCTGAGCATGCTGGCGAGCGAGGTCGTCGCGTCGACCTCCGCGTACGCGGGCGCAAGGGACGTTCGTCTCGCGCACTCGGGCACGGACGCCGTCGTCGTCGCAGCGGCCGACGAGCTCGCCCGCGCCGTCGGCAACCTCGTGACGAACGCTGTACGCCACAGCGCCGCTGGCACGACGGTGACGGTCGCGACACGGGCGTCGGCGGGGGCTGGGGTCATCGACGTGGTCGACGCGTGCGGGGGCATCGACGAGGCCGAGATCCCGCACCTGTTCGACGCCGGCTACCGCGGCACCGCGGCGCGGGAGAACGACGCCGAGGACGAGACCGGGGCGGGGATGGGACTCGCGATCGCGCGCGGGCTGGTCCGGGCCCAGGGCGGTGAGGTGAGCGTCCAGAACGTCGCCGGGGGTTGCCGGTTCACCGTCCGGTTGCCGTTGCCGGCGGGGCTCGCGGAGGCGACGCCGGCCGAGCGAGCCCGCCGCGACGCCTGA
- a CDS encoding NAD-dependent epimerase/dehydratase family protein — translation MRVLVTGSAGFIGSHVVDVLTDAGHDVVGLDLLLPLAHGAGASTPDGTRRGDVRVPADVDAALDGVDVVCHQAAMVGNGVDAQDFPAYADHNDHGTAVLLAAMTRAGVGSLVVASSMVVYGDGRYTCAVHGDVSPAVRREDDLEAGRYDPGCAVCGGPVEWRLVDEDTPFAPTSAYAASKVAQEHYVSAWCRLVGASALALRYHNVYGPGMPADTPYAGVAAIFRSALARGEAPRVFEDGGQMRDFVHVRDVARANLAAVERVGSLGSGRHAYNVASGRPVSLGTMARTLAAAADGASPVVTGEYRPYDVRHVVASPAKSRDELGFTAQVAPEEGLAQLATDPLRTR, via the coding sequence GTGAGGGTCCTGGTCACGGGATCAGCGGGGTTCATCGGCTCGCACGTCGTCGACGTCCTGACCGATGCCGGTCACGACGTGGTCGGGCTGGACCTGCTGCTTCCGCTCGCTCACGGCGCGGGCGCCTCGACGCCTGACGGCACGCGGCGCGGCGACGTACGCGTGCCCGCTGACGTCGACGCGGCGCTGGACGGGGTCGACGTGGTCTGCCACCAGGCGGCGATGGTCGGCAACGGGGTCGATGCCCAGGACTTCCCCGCGTACGCGGACCACAACGACCACGGCACGGCGGTGCTCCTTGCCGCGATGACGCGCGCGGGAGTCGGCTCCCTCGTCGTGGCGTCCTCGATGGTCGTCTACGGCGACGGCCGCTACACGTGCGCCGTGCACGGCGACGTCTCCCCGGCCGTGCGGCGCGAGGACGACCTGGAGGCCGGCCGGTACGACCCCGGCTGCGCGGTCTGCGGCGGACCGGTCGAGTGGCGCCTCGTCGACGAGGACACGCCCTTCGCGCCCACCAGTGCGTACGCGGCGTCGAAGGTCGCGCAGGAGCACTACGTCTCGGCGTGGTGCCGGCTGGTGGGAGCGTCGGCGCTGGCGTTGCGCTATCACAACGTGTACGGCCCCGGGATGCCTGCCGACACCCCGTACGCCGGGGTCGCGGCGATCTTCCGGTCGGCGCTGGCACGTGGAGAGGCACCCAGGGTGTTCGAGGACGGTGGGCAGATGCGCGACTTCGTCCACGTCCGTGACGTCGCCCGCGCCAACCTCGCTGCCGTCGAGCGCGTCGGGTCGCTCGGGAGCGGCCGGCACGCCTACAACGTCGCCTCCGGCCGCCCGGTCTCGCTCGGCACGATGGCACGCACGCTCGCGGCGGCCGCCGACGGCGCGTCACCCGTCGTGACGGGGGAGTACCGGCCTTACGACGTACGCCACGTGGTCGCGTCACCGGCCAAGTCGCGCGACGAGCTCGGCTTCACGGCGCAGGTCGCGCCCGAGGAGGGGCTCGCGCAGCTCGCGACGGACCCCCTGCGGACCCGCTGA
- a CDS encoding S-methyl-5'-thioadenosine phosphorylase, translating to MSAEQPTPEVAVIGGTGFYTFLDDVREVEVDTPYGPPSAPVAIGTVPTETGPRPVAFLPRHGEGHRFPAHAVPYRANLWALRSVGVRQVLAPCAVGGLQPELGPGTLVVPDQLVDRTTTRTQTYYDDGAVHVSFADPYCPRLRSALREGAPGEAVDGGTLVVIDGPRFSTRAESQWYSREGWSVIGMTGHPEAVLARELALCYATIALVTDLDAGVEAAEAVSHQEVLRVFAEHLGGLRDALRDVVGTLDDHRDCDCSHALDGLDLPLALP from the coding sequence ATGAGTGCCGAGCAGCCCACGCCCGAGGTCGCCGTCATCGGCGGGACCGGTTTCTACACCTTCCTGGACGACGTGCGCGAGGTCGAGGTCGACACCCCGTACGGCCCGCCGTCCGCGCCGGTCGCGATCGGGACGGTGCCCACCGAGACCGGTCCGCGGCCGGTCGCCTTCCTGCCGCGGCACGGCGAGGGCCACCGCTTCCCGGCGCACGCCGTGCCGTACCGGGCCAACCTGTGGGCGCTGCGCAGCGTCGGCGTACGCCAGGTGCTGGCGCCGTGCGCGGTCGGTGGACTGCAGCCCGAGCTCGGGCCGGGGACCCTCGTGGTCCCGGACCAGCTCGTGGACCGTACGACCACGCGGACGCAGACGTACTACGACGACGGGGCCGTCCACGTCTCGTTCGCCGACCCATACTGTCCGCGTCTGCGGTCCGCACTCCGCGAAGGCGCTCCCGGCGAGGCTGTCGACGGCGGCACGCTGGTGGTCATCGACGGGCCGCGGTTCTCCACCCGGGCGGAGTCGCAGTGGTACTCCCGCGAGGGATGGTCGGTGATCGGCATGACCGGTCACCCGGAGGCGGTCCTCGCCCGCGAGCTCGCCCTCTGCTACGCGACCATCGCCCTCGTGACCGACCTGGACGCGGGCGTGGAGGCGGCCGAGGCCGTCAGCCACCAGGAGGTGCTGCGGGTGTTCGCCGAGCATCTCGGCGGCCTGCGCGACGCGCTGCGCGACGTCGTCGGCACCCTCGACGACCACCGCGACTGCGACTGCTCGCACGCGCTCGACGGGCTCGACCTGCCGCTGGCGCTCCCGTGA
- a CDS encoding DUF3046 domain-containing protein, whose protein sequence is MRHSELWERMDQHLGAGYSRVWADQQVLGELGGRTVSEALDAGVAPKTVWRAVWESLDLPPSER, encoded by the coding sequence GTGAGGCACAGCGAGCTCTGGGAGCGCATGGACCAGCACCTCGGCGCGGGCTACTCGAGGGTGTGGGCCGACCAGCAGGTGCTCGGCGAGCTCGGCGGCCGTACCGTCTCCGAGGCGCTCGACGCCGGGGTCGCCCCGAAGACGGTGTGGCGCGCGGTGTGGGAGTCGCTCGACCTGCCTCCGTCCGAGCGCTGA